A section of the Hippea sp. KM1 genome encodes:
- the dnaB gene encoding replicative DNA helicase, translating to MKSSNAVRAYPQSIEAERALLCSLFLDNSKFTDVIEIISEDDFFDGKNSIIFRVLKELYANGVPFDFVTVSNAIKEKGLLDKVGPSYITSITEFLPAPANTEYYANIIKKKSVLRQLISMSTEIATMCYEEPEDIEDVLNIAEKRLFEVVSNRSTKYKSSEEASEDMLEFLSRLKERKSIITGIPSGFIDLDKMTNGFQEGDLIIVAGRPGMGKTSFALSIALNAALDYQKSVGIFSLEMSVRQLLLRMISSMSRVEMGKLRTGFFENDEWDRVVKTLDRLKYARIYMDDSSLLSSIDIRTKARKMKMEKNIDLLIVDYLQLIEGQSQITNRTQQISEISRSLKILAKELEIPVIALSQLNRAVESREDKRPTPADLRESGSIEQDADLVIFIYRDEVYNKNSPDKGKAEIIIAKHRNGPQGTIKLQFEGKLAAFRNLQDNEDYYASDSYSEKAEEDLDFEEHSEL from the coding sequence ATGAAGAGCAGTAATGCCGTAAGAGCCTACCCTCAATCCATAGAGGCAGAGAGGGCACTGCTGTGCTCTCTCTTTCTGGATAATTCCAAATTTACCGATGTAATAGAGATAATAAGTGAAGACGATTTCTTTGATGGGAAGAATTCTATAATTTTCAGGGTTTTAAAGGAGCTTTACGCAAACGGCGTCCCCTTCGACTTTGTTACGGTTTCCAATGCCATAAAGGAAAAGGGGCTTTTAGATAAGGTTGGCCCATCCTATATAACCAGCATTACGGAGTTTCTTCCTGCTCCTGCGAATACGGAATACTATGCCAATATTATCAAGAAGAAGTCGGTTTTGAGGCAGTTGATCTCCATGTCCACAGAGATTGCAACGATGTGCTATGAAGAGCCTGAGGATATTGAGGATGTATTGAATATAGCAGAAAAGAGGCTGTTTGAGGTGGTAAGCAACCGCTCCACCAAGTATAAGTCCAGCGAAGAGGCATCCGAGGATATGCTTGAGTTCCTTTCAAGGCTAAAGGAAAGGAAGAGCATTATAACGGGTATCCCCAGCGGTTTTATAGATTTAGATAAAATGACAAACGGCTTTCAAGAGGGCGATTTGATAATCGTTGCAGGACGCCCCGGCATGGGTAAGACATCGTTTGCTTTGAGCATAGCCCTCAATGCTGCATTGGATTACCAAAAAAGCGTCGGCATCTTTTCGTTGGAAATGTCCGTCAGACAGCTCCTTTTGAGGATGATCTCGTCCATGTCCAGGGTTGAGATGGGTAAACTAAGAACGGGTTTCTTTGAGAATGACGAGTGGGATAGGGTCGTAAAGACGCTTGATAGGCTAAAGTATGCAAGGATTTACATGGATGATTCGTCCCTTTTAAGCTCTATAGACATACGCACCAAGGCCAGGAAGATGAAGATGGAGAAGAATATAGACCTGCTTATTGTGGACTATCTTCAGCTTATAGAGGGTCAGAGCCAGATCACCAACAGGACGCAGCAGATTTCTGAGATCTCGAGGTCTTTAAAGATTTTGGCCAAGGAGCTTGAGATACCCGTTATAGCGCTCTCCCAGCTCAACAGGGCTGTTGAAAGCAGGGAGGATAAAAGGCCGACGCCTGCAGATTTGAGGGAGTCGGGTTCTATTGAGCAGGATGCCGATCTTGTTATATTCATCTATAGGGATGAGGTTTACAATAAAAACTCGCCCGACAAGGGCAAAGCCGAGATAATAATAGCAAAGCACAGAAACGGACCACAGGGAACGATTAAGCTGCAATTTGAAGGCAAGTTGGCCGCCTTTAGAAATCTGCAGGATAATGAGGATTATTACGCCTCCGATTCATACAGCGAAAAAGCAGAGGAAGATTTAGACTTCGAAGAACACTCCGAACTCTAA